One Cyanobacterium sp. T60_A2020_053 genomic window, GTCAAAAAGAAAGTATCTTTCATGATTTCTTCAAACTGTTCTAAAATCAAAGTTAATTGCTCAGGTTTTTGACCTTTTGCCACCGCACCTAAACAACGAATTGCCGTTAATCGCAACGGTTGAGGAATACCCAACTGAGTATATTCTGCGATGAGGTGCGCCGCTTCCGATGATGTGGTTAATTTACTTAGGGCATTCAGCGCCCCTCCCCTAACAATTTCATTTAAGCCTGTTCTGGTCTTCAAGATGTCCTTTAAAAGCTCGATCACCTCATTTTGTTTATTTGAAAGAGTACCCGTCACCAATGAGCCGAGAGAGGCAATAGCGTCCGCTTCGATATAATAACTAGGGTCACCTTCTTGAGCAATTTTCCGTAAAAGTTGATAACTGGCTTCAGTTTTATGCTTCGCTAATGCGCCCACCACCGCACGGCGCACTCGGTGGTCTGCTTCTGTGCTAAACTCCATTAACGCTTCCATGGCTTGATTTAATTTGATTTTGCCTAATTGTTTGGCAATTTCTACTTTTACACCCCAGAATTTTTCGGTTAAAAATGCTTCTTTTAAGGTTTTCACTGCTTCAAGATTACCTTTTTTGCCAAGGGTGAGGGCGCTGTAAATGCGCGAAATGGGATCAGGATCAAATTTTAATTGCGCTTTTAATTCACTAAAACCATATTCTAATTTAACGGTTTTTAAGTGATAATTATTAACATCAAAACTGATAAAATCTGGCTTTTCACCTAAAGGAAAATAGAAGGTTTGTTCAGGTTTGTTTAACTTTAAAGAAAACTCTTTTAAATTAACTCCTGTTTCTTGATTAAAGTAACCAAAACCAAGAGGAATTTTTAACTCAAATAAATCAATATATTTGCCATTTTCTTCCTTAGCTTGAGTTTGCTTAACCGTTACACTAGCTAAATTTGACTCATTATCCCAACTATAACTTACCTGAAAATCAGGATGTCCACCACGAAAAACATATTGATCAAAAAGCGCCCCTAAATTATAACCTGTTGCTTTCTCAATGGAGCGTAACAAATCGATAGTTTCTACCGTTTGATGAGCATGATTATTAATAAAAGTATGAATTGCCCGATCAAATAATTCCTCACCCAATAAACCTCGAATCATGTGATAAACACAAGCGCCCTTCTCGTACAAATGACGATCATATAATTCAATAGCTTCACGGTATATATTAGTTACAATCGGGCGCCGATAACGAGAAGCATCTTCCTGCAAATAATTCCGTGCTTCTCTTAGTAAATAATAACTAGCGTCATCCTTGCCATACTCATGCTCAGTCCATAATACCTCAGCATAGGAAGCGGCGCCCTCCTTAATCCAAGCGTGACTCCAATGCTTAATCACCACTAAATCCCCAAACCATTGATGTGCCAATTCGTGCGCTACTAAACTTTCTGTATTGTAGTTATCCAGCGCCCCTCGCTCATCCAATAAACAACGATCTGTCAATAAAGTAGTAGAAGTGTTCTCCATCCCCCCAAATATAAAATCGTCCACACAAACTTGGGCATATTTAGAAAAAGGATAATCATAACCATATTTCTTGCTAAAAAAGTCAATCATCCGAGGAGTTTTTCCCATGCTGATGACTGCTTCTTTTTCTTTGCCCTTTTCCACATAATAATCCACAGGAATATCATTGTATTTATCTTCAATTTTAGCAAATTTGCCCACAGCTAAAGTCATTAAATAAGTAGGATGAATTTGAGGTTGTACCCAGTGATAAATTTTACTATCTTCTACTTTTTGAATGCTGACTAATTCTCCATTGGAAATAGCTGTATATTCTGCTGGAACTTTTACCTTAATTTCTGAAGTTGCCAACTGCCCCGGATAATCAAAACAAGGAAACCAAAAACGAGAATCTTCATCTTCCCCTTGGGTCCAAACTTGGCTCGGTTTATGAGGATAATTGGTGGAGGGCGCTATAAAATATAAACCTCTTTGAGGCTTTTCTTTGGAGTATTGTATGGCTATTTGCAAATCATCAGCGCCCTCCACCTGTAACAAATTAACTGTTAAAATTTCTCCATCATAATCAAAATTTTGATTGATATTATTAACTAATACTGACTTGATTTCTAAATCAACTGCATCCAGTTTTAATTGAGTAATATTAGAACGAATTGGGGTTAAAGTAATGGTACAAACACCATTAAATTTTTCTTGAAGAATATCCAATGTTAAATCCAAGAAAATATGTTGTACCTGCCCGTAACGATGTGGATTATAATGAGGTTTAGCACCGGGTAACTCAAAACTTTTTTTTGCTTCACTGTCAAAATAATAATTACGGGTCATAATCTGTTAAGTTATCAATAATACATATTCAAACTATTATAACAACTTTAATTTACAGTGATATTTTGTCAGAACGGGTTGCGGAAACTTATTATTTACTATCGATCATTTTATTTTGTTACTATTAGTATTTCGCCAACTACCGATTAACTCTTTTTTTGACGATAACTTACAAGTTATTCTTGTTTGTTTAATTAATTGTTTACTAAGTATAGCTATTTTAACAATTTGCCTAAAACTCATACAATCATATTTTTTTTTAGGACAAGTCAATGATATATTAATTTTAATTAATGAGAATGTAGAGATCAGTTTTAAGCAATTATCTTTATCGATTCTTGAGGTAGGCTTATTAGTTAAAAAAAATAATATAAATTATCAAAAACTCAAAAAAATTACCCTTTTTATTCGAGTTATTTTTATAGTTAGAAAAATAATCATCACAAAAAAAATTTAACAATGCTTATCCCAAAGTTTAAAACTAGATTAGATTATGAAAAAGCGCGCGTCATCATGCAACCTACATTTATTCGAGTAGTTGATAATATTAGGAAAATTGCTGAAGATTCAGCATGGGAAATAACTTATCAGGAAATAAATGAGCCTTTTCCTAGTTATATTGTTACTCAAAAAAAAGGTGACACAGTAAAAGAGACGAATGTTTGGAAAATCTGCTTTCAAGTGTGTTTTAAAAACTATGTTTATGACGAAAACCAAACGGTAGAAATTGATGATGATTTAGTCAATAATCAAGGGGAATTAAATTGGCAAAAATTAGAAGAAAAAACAAAATATATTATTACTAATTTATTTGATGCCTAGACGAAAATCTGCCCTCATCCCAACCCCTCTCCCAGCAGGGCGTTTTCATTCTCAAAAATGTTAGTTTCTCAAACTAGCCAATAATCTGAAATTCAGAGGTTTTTAACTACTAATAAATCAATTAATAGTAAAAAATCCTCCTGTCTCCCTGTCAACCTGTCTTCTTGTCAAAAACAAATCAATTTTGATCCTGACTTTGAAAATCCCCTGCGGTTGGGAGCAGGGCGTTTTCATTCTCAAAAATGTTAGTTTCTCAAACTAGCCAATAATCTGAAATTCAGAGGTTTTTAACTACTAATAAATCAATTAATAGTAAAAAATCCTCCTGTCTCCCTGAATCTCCCCCCTTTTTAAGGGGGGTTGGGGGGGATCATCCTTATATTGTCTTCTTGTCAAAAACAAATCAATTTTGATCCTGACTTTGAAAACACCCTGCTCTCCCAGTGGGCGAGGAGAGTATTATTTTCTATTAAATTCTCACAAATTACAAAGGATTGCTATATTTAAGTGGCAATGAAGCAAGAATCACCTATCCCATTAAATCAAAGATTGTGATGGTGTGAGTATCACAAAGTAAAACAAAAATCAGCTACCAGCGCCCCCGGCACAGTGCAACCCCCTAAAGAACGATGACCATAACTGCTAATATAGGGAATAAACTCGACAAAATCCGTGAGGTTGATTAAATTATCGCCGAAATAACGATAAAAAGAATCATCAAAGCGTATATCCTTAATAGTTGCCACGATTTCGCCATTTTCCACCCAAAAACAACCATAACGAGTCATACCCGTTACCCTTCCCCCAGCGCGCTCACTCCAATTCAAATAATGTAGATTACTGATATATAATCCTGTATCAATTTCTTTTAATATATCGTCAGCGAATAAATTACCGCCACTAACTACAGGGGTGCGTAAAGACTCACCCACACAAGCACCATTACCCGTGATATTATACTCCTTTGCCGTGCGACGATTAATCAAAGTATTGACTAATTTGCCCTTTTGAATTAGAGGTAGATAAGAAGGAGCAATTTCGCCAAAACCATTAAAACGGGGTACATTTCCTCGGCTAAAATCCTCTGCTAAATTGAATAGGGGCGACAATTCCCAACCCTCATAGCGCATCTTACCCAGCGCACTTCCCCCCTGCCTGAGAGAGGCTTCACTGATTGCCCCCCATGAAAACATACCTACCAAATCAGCTACCGCACTAGGACTTAAATAGGTGCGATAAAGACCCGGTTTGATTTCCTTTTCTGGTAAACTGAGGGATGGTAATAGATGGCGGTGGGCGCTGATTTGTTTTTCGTAGCGGTTTTGATGCCAGACGGGCGCTGAAATTACCCCCTTTAAAGACTTTTCCCGCTCATTAATTAAAGAATAATCCAACCAAAAAGAAGGGGAGGCAAACCAATTTTTAAC contains:
- a CDS encoding M1 family metallopeptidase, which produces MTRNYYFDSEAKKSFELPGAKPHYNPHRYGQVQHIFLDLTLDILQEKFNGVCTITLTPIRSNITQLKLDAVDLEIKSVLVNNINQNFDYDGEILTVNLLQVEGADDLQIAIQYSKEKPQRGLYFIAPSTNYPHKPSQVWTQGEDEDSRFWFPCFDYPGQLATSEIKVKVPAEYTAISNGELVSIQKVEDSKIYHWVQPQIHPTYLMTLAVGKFAKIEDKYNDIPVDYYVEKGKEKEAVISMGKTPRMIDFFSKKYGYDYPFSKYAQVCVDDFIFGGMENTSTTLLTDRCLLDERGALDNYNTESLVAHELAHQWFGDLVVIKHWSHAWIKEGAASYAEVLWTEHEYGKDDASYYLLREARNYLQEDASRYRRPIVTNIYREAIELYDRHLYEKGACVYHMIRGLLGEELFDRAIHTFINNHAHQTVETIDLLRSIEKATGYNLGALFDQYVFRGGHPDFQVSYSWDNESNLASVTVKQTQAKEENGKYIDLFELKIPLGFGYFNQETGVNLKEFSLKLNKPEQTFYFPLGEKPDFISFDVNNYHLKTVKLEYGFSELKAQLKFDPDPISRIYSALTLGKKGNLEAVKTLKEAFLTEKFWGVKVEIAKQLGKIKLNQAMEALMEFSTEADHRVRRAVVGALAKHKTEASYQLLRKIAQEGDPSYYIEADAIASLGSLVTGTLSNKQNEVIELLKDILKTRTGLNEIVRGGALNALSKLTTSSEAAHLIAEYTQLGIPQPLRLTAIRCLGAVAKGQKPEQLTLILEQFEEIMKDTFFLTQMALISGLSQIENSQAIDLLSTLAESSPDGRVVRRAEEAINQVRGKLGKDKNLEDLRQKVEKLQEENQDLKSRLGKLEAKE
- a CDS encoding TldD/PmbA family protein, producing the protein MTSTNFINNWENSFNCLYEWLLNQVNDGQYFTLQLTGEDSHFIRFSQAKVRQTGLVWDAQVELNLMGEGRTMTVTFPLVGDKNIDLANVETYWQELREDIKGLPVDAYQVLPEAGESSHEVSQGNLLPTAEAVGSILSVVEDLDFTGFYASGEMIRASYNSLGVKNWFASPSFWLDYSLINEREKSLKGVISAPVWHQNRYEKQISAHRHLLPSLSLPEKEIKPGLYRTYLSPSAVADLVGMFSWGAISEASLRQGGSALGKMRYEGWELSPLFNLAEDFSRGNVPRFNGFGEIAPSYLPLIQKGKLVNTLINRRTAKEYNITGNGACVGESLRTPVVSGGNLFADDILKEIDTGLYISNLHYLNWSERAGGRVTGMTRYGCFWVENGEIVATIKDIRFDDSFYRYFGDNLINLTDFVEFIPYISSYGHRSLGGCTVPGALVADFCFTL